The following are encoded in a window of Ricinus communis isolate WT05 ecotype wild-type chromosome 4, ASM1957865v1, whole genome shotgun sequence genomic DNA:
- the LOC8274787 gene encoding uncharacterized protein At4g19900 yields the protein MLRSLRSRRRPRYGAQVCAVISALLLLLSVSLLHTRISSSSHHHHHSVHQNDDDDETSTIIHQNPLLSDSADDNSNDVVDKIDELDTFEDQKDTTGIRNYDNNEDSLEDESGLQAQIKKTAVSASGYYVDHITGSIRRAFNNKRSIDEWDYDYSSFSAVEDHQKSKAAFGSDDIPIDEDVRRKVNEVDGIEDALLLKIGKRVSPLREGWGDWFDKKGDFLRRDRMFKSNLEVLNPLNNPLLQDPDAVGFTGLTRGDKVVQKFLLNEFKRNPFLIKNPLRVLRMTHEVEENGNDVEIRKSASDFNSRDGSKIAERRIFDENVSTESYGKRVNNVQENLNEDEKTNVTQGDNLSDRLSNDSRKDLSSANSITVELKQMDGVENRESKIIQRKSEELSYIYADGKRWGYFPGLHPHLSFSDFMDSFFRKGKCDLRVFMVWNSPPWMYTVRHQRGLDSLLFHHRDACLIVLSETIELDFFAGSFVKDGYKVAVAMPNLDELLKDTPTHVFADVWSQWRSTKFYPTHYSELIRLAALYKYGGIYLDSDIIVLNPLSSLHNTVGLEGQIAGSSLNGAVMAFKKNSPFLMECLKEFYMTYDDTNLRGNGADLLTRVAQKFYRKEDKSLKQLELKLQPSYIFFPIGSQDITSYFTTPATASEKARQDAMFIKILSESLAFHFWSSLTSALIPEPGSLVARLLDHPCIHCSDVL from the exons ATGCTGCGTTCTCTCCGATCCCGTCGCCGTCCCCGTTACGGAGCTCAAGTATGTGCCGTCATCTCAGCTCTTCTCCTCCTTCTCTCAGTCTCACTCCTCCACACTCGGATCTCTTCTTCCTCTCATCACCACCACCACAGTGTACATCagaatgatgatgatgatgaaacCAGCACAATTATCCACCAAAACCCCCTCCTCTCTGACTCTGCAGATGACAACTCGAACGACGTAGTTGACAAGATTGACGAGCTCGACACTTTCGAAGATCAAAAGGACACTACTGGCATTAGAAACTATGATAATAATGAAGATTCATTAGAAGATGAAAGTGGGTTGCAAGCCCAAATCAAGAAAACAGCAGTTTCTGCTTCTGGGTATTATGTAGATCACATTACTGGATCCATTCGTAGagcttttaataataaaagatcaaTTGATGAGTGGGATTATGATTATAGTTCTTTTAGTGCGGTAGAGGATCATCAAAAGAGTAAGGCTGCGTTTGGAAGTGATGATATTCCCATTGATGAAGATGTGAGGAGAAAAGTGAATGAAGTTGATGGGATTGAAGATGCTTTGTTGTTAAAGATTGGGAAGAGGGTTTCTCCTTTAAGAGAAGGGTGGGGAGATTGGTTCGATAAAAAAGGTGATTTCTTGAGAAGGGATAGGATGTTTAAGTCAAATTTGGAGGTTTTGAATCCTTTGAATAATCCTCTTTTGCAGGACCCTGATGCTGTTGGGTTTACTGGGTTGACTAGAGGGGATAAGGTGGTGCAGAAGTTTCTTCTCAATGAGTTTAAGAGGAACCCGTTTCTTATTAAGAACCCTTTGAGAGTTTTAAGGATGACCCATGAAGTGGAAGAAAATGGCAATGATGTTGAAATTAGGAAGAGTGCGAGTGATTTTAATAGTAGGGATGGGTCTAAGATAGCAGAACGACGGATTTTTGATGAGAATGTGAGTACTGAATCATATGGCAAGCGAGTAAATAATGTTCAGGAGAACCTGAATGAGGATGAAAAGACTAATGTGACACAGGGTGACAATTTAAGTGACAGATTGTCTAATGATAGCAGAAAGGATTTATCGAGTGCAAATAGTATTACTGTTGAACTTAAGCAAATGGATGGTGTAGAGAATAGGGAGTCTAAAATAATACAGAGGAAGTCTGAGGAGTTGAGTTATATATATGCAGATGGGAAAAGATGGGGTTACTTTCCTGGTTTGCATCCTCATTTGTCTTTCTCAGATTTCATGGATTCCTTTTTCAGGAAGGGGAAGTGTGATTTGAGGGTATTCATGGTGTGGAATTCACCGCCTTGGATGTATACTGTTAGACACCAGAGAGGGCTTGATAGTCTGCTGTTTCACCACAGAGATGCTTGTCTTATTGTGCTATCTGAGACAATTGAGCTGGATTTTTTTGCAGGCTCCTTCGTGAAAGATGG ttatAAAGTTGCTGTTGCCATGCCGAACCTTGATGAATTGCTGAAGGATACACCAACTCACGTATTCGCTGATGTTTGGTCTCAGTGGAGAAGTACGAAATTCTACCCCACTCACTATAGTGAGCTTATCCGGCTTGCTGCTCTTTATAA ATATGGTGGAATCTATCTTGATTCTGACATTATAGTTCTAAATCCATTGTCATCGCTTCACAATACTGTTGGTCTGGAGGGACAGATTGCTGGAAGTTCTTTGAATGGGGCTGTGATGGCATTTAAAAAGAACAG TCCATTCTTAATGGAATGCTTGAAGGAGTTTTATATGACATATGATGATACCAATTTGAGAGGGAATGGGGCTGACCTTTTGACAAGAGTTGCACAAAAATTCTATAGAAAAGAGGATAAGTCCTTGAAGCAGCTGGAGTTGAAATTGCAACCCTCTTACATTTTCTTCCCAATTGGTTCACAGGATATTACAAG TTACTTCACTACTCCAGCAACAGCGAGTGAGAAAGCTCGACAAGATGCTATGTTCATTAAGATTCTGAGCGAGTCGTTGGCATTTCATTTCTGGAGCAGCTTGACATCTGCTCTAATTCCAGAGCCAGGCAGCCTTGTAGCCCGGCTTCTTGACCACCCATGTATCCATTGCTCTGATGTATTGTGA